The Candidatus Edwardsbacteria bacterium genome segment GAGCTTGGTCTCCATTTTGGGGATCGTCTGCCTGTTCCCCCTCCGAGGCTCCGCCCGATTGAGATAGATCCTGAGAAAGATCGCAGATGTCATCGCCGTTGCGGTCAATATAGCGCCCGCACTGTCCCGGGGCGGGACAGTCGGTCATGCCGAAGGGGCATTGGTTTTCGGCCAGACCCATTCCGAATATAATCGACAACAGGGCCAGGGATAAAACGGTTTTTTTCATTTAGCGCTCTGAATTAAGATGAATAACTTTGCCACAATGATAACAACCAAATAACGGTTTGTCAACCTTAGCCGAAAACGATGGATATCAAAACAACCTTTGCTTCTCTTAGTCACCGCAATTTCAGGTTTTACTGGACGGGCCAGCTGGTATCGCTGATAGGCACCTGGATACAGCAGGTGACTCTGAGCTGGCTGGTGTTGGAACTGACCAACTCGGCTTTTATGCTAGGGACCGTTTCGGCTATCGGTTCGGCGCCTATTCTGATATTGTCATTGCCTGGAGGGGTGGCGGCGGACCGGGTAAGCAAGAAGAAGCTGCTGATAACTACTCAGGCCATCATGATGCTGCTGGCCTTCACCCTGGCCTATCTGACCCATTTCAAATATCTTAAGATCTGGCATATTATTTTGCTCAGCGCCCTGTCGGGCTCGGTGTTTGCTTTTGACGCCCCAGCCCGACAGGCCTATACCGTGGAGCTGGTGGGGCGAAGGGACCTGATGAACGCCATCGCCCTAAACTCAACCATCTTCAATACCGCCAGGATACTGGGGCCGGCCCTGGCCGGAGTGTTGTATGCTATGGTAGGCCCGGCCGGCTGCTTTTTAATCAACGGGGGGAGCTTCCTGGCGGTTATCTACGGGCTTAATTTGATACGCGGAGAGCATCAGCCCAAGCGGGGATACAGAAAATCGGCTTTTGAGGAGATGAGGGTGGGGCTGGCCTACGTATGGCATCATCCGGTGATAATGTCTTTGGTCGGAATGGTGGCCATATTCAGCATCTTCGGGATGCCCTATGCGGTGCTGATGCCGGTATTCGCCCGGGACATACTCTACCTTCAGGCCAGGGGCTTCGGCCTGCTGATGACCTCGGTGGGCATCGGGGCCATCATCGGGGCCATCAGCCTGGCCACCTTCAGC includes the following:
- a CDS encoding MFS transporter, which codes for MDIKTTFASLSHRNFRFYWTGQLVSLIGTWIQQVTLSWLVLELTNSAFMLGTVSAIGSAPILILSLPGGVAADRVSKKKLLITTQAIMMLLAFTLAYLTHFKYLKIWHIILLSALSGSVFAFDAPARQAYTVELVGRRDLMNAIALNSTIFNTARILGPALAGVLYAMVGPAGCFLINGGSFLAVIYGLNLIRGEHQPKRGYRKSAFEEMRVGLAYVWHHPVIMSLVGMVAIFSIFGMPYAVLMPVFARDILYLQARGFGLLMTSVGIGAIIGAISLATFSQMKRRGVYVLVSGLVFTVAVTVFSLSSNLILSIACLPFIGFTMVSQVATINTIIQGIAPDDIRGRVMSVFTFVFMGMMPVGSFIAGSIAGKYGAPAALQTGAAVCLITLIYLFWRNRELYLL